The nucleotide sequence acattttaaaaagcatttttatgaAGCATTAGTAATTAAATCCATGTCACTTTAAGTCCCATTAACCTTATCTGTGCAGCACCTTGGCTATATTCATATGCCTTATATTTATTAACATGGCTCATTTCGGCATAGGAAATTAACAAAAGCAGAGTTTGAGAACAAGTTGTGTTGCAGGGCTAAAAGGGCAGCCAGTGGTCAGGAGGTCACCGGTTTGATTTCTGAATGACTTTCCTCTGTAAGTTCGAAGAATCTGTAGCAAAAGTTGCTTTCTTACATTGTCTGTTAAAAGCACTGTACAAATTAATTGGAGAAAAGATCCTGATCCTTGCTGACTTTTGTCAAGTGTACTACTAATGTCTTATTCTGAAGTATACtttagaagaaataaaaaaataaaaatgagtctACATGGAACAGCACAGTGTGTAATGGGCAGCATCACAGCTCCAGGGCCtggggtttgatcctgagctcaggttagtgtgtgtgcagaattTCTGTGCATGTTGCCCCCATGTTTGCACTGGTCCAGTAAGTTTGGCTGACTAATATAAAGTGGTTACTCAAAGTGAGTGAGCCATTATAGTATACATTTTGTATTCTCATATATGGTATTAATTCTGAAAAATGGCCAAGCAGTGCCTCCTCTTTCAGTCATTCAcactgtatagtgtatatgtatgaacTCCTATCATCCTTTTCAGAATGTTTGATATGCTTGTATACTCTCCAAAATTGTATAAGAAGAAAACAAGCTGTAGTACTAAAGATTAATAGGAGGATAATAGACAGTTACGCTTGTCTCTACAGGAATGAGAGAGAATTGGAGACAGAGATATTTCATGTCATGTCtctcactgagcagtcagtttTTCCAGTGAGAGAAGATCTTTTGATTTCTGAGCcaaacttttctctctctctcttttttcccctccatggTTCAGGTGATAATCCaaaagttttattaaaacatgTATGCACTACaatctgaatgaataaatatacatatgaaaCATCTAATTTTGAAAATATTGCTTAAACTTAAACTGAGGGCATAGTAGAGGTTTATCAGGAAGTATCTAACGGCTGCATTcacataattaaattaatttccaCAATTTGATAGTAATAGAGGTGAACTTTGGATGATCACTCCTGCACTGACCTTGGGCTTTCGCAACACAATTGTCTGAACCATGACAGAGCAGTTTATATACTTGGAATTTGTCGTCATTTTCCCCTGCATATTTATCTTCTTGAGATAGAGAAATGTCAAAGCTGCagatatttgtaaaaaaaaatctaagttTTAGTGTTTAAGCCATCTCAAAGGTCATACAATTTTGATTATGCATAGAGGAAAGATATTGACCAATTCTGTAAGGTACTGTTCTTACTGGGTTAATCTCATTCCATGTCAGATGCATGTTGTATATGATATATTCACCCTTTCAGTGATGGTTTTTTAATATGCATGGTGTACAAATTGAGAATGAAAAgcattatttgtttaatttgtgtAGAACATGGAACCAACCCAAAGCTATTAAGTGGTAGATAATCAGCAAATTTTAGCTAAgtgatttattaataaagaaattCTCTAGGTTCTATGTGTGGGTAATACACCAAGATATTTGAACCCTGCCTCTGATATTTGAAAAGGGGGGCCATCGTTCTATGTCAACAAATTGAGGGATATTAAAGGGCAAGGCCAATGATTTGCCAAGATTCTTTGCATAATCAGACACTTTGCTGTATTCAGATATCTGATCAAGAATAGATTTAACAGATGTCTCTGTACTAGACATATTCAAGAGAACATATTCTGTATATGAACCTTTCACACTTTTTTATCACGTATTTCAAACCTAATAGCCAACAGAAAGCCAAGATTTCTaataattatttgtattaatgagCCAATTGGTGTGAATTacatgatttaataaaaaaaaaatcctatttaATTGATTAAATTGCTGCATTGAGTGTGACCGTCACTGCTGAGGTACGTGTTTCTGTTGAGAAGAGCACTTGCACTGTCTCTATAACAAATCCAGTTGGATCTGTATTAACCATGATAAGACATTCAGTCTGTATCTGGAATAATGGCATGTTTATGCATATTATAAAGCACAGGCATGAGAGCTAAAATTTGTTGTAGAATTGTAGGCAATGTCCATCTAAACCTGAGGCTTTACCATATGCTGTTGTTTGCATTATATGTAATGATTTCGCTTTAATCAGACACTGGTGAGTAATGCTTTTTTATTGGTAGAAAGTTTTGTATGTAATAGTGCTCAGACCTCAAATCTTCATCTCTTCTAAGCTAAGTATGAAACACTAATCAAATGAGAGAGCAATTATACAATAAGTTTAAATCAAATTAGTCCATGACCCCTCAAGAGCACTTGTCCACTAAAAAActtctttttaaagaaatttggAAGACGACACTGTGACTTGGTCGACTGGAAGTCCACTAGGAATGATGTAAGGTGGTTATCATCTATATTTATCAGTAACATTTTTTGCCTGGTTGTCTGACTATTGACCTGATGATAAGCCTGTGATTTGTGTTGTCCTTTcttgcaggttttttttttttgtctgtttcatTTCCCACTTTCCATAGCCCTGACTGTATTTTTTTACTCAGGCCCACAAAGGACACAAATATTAAGCAAACATGTGATGTCACAACTGGGTACAAAAAGGCAGAGAAAGAAGCAAAGGGAGGGAAGAGACTGGCAGACTGGGTGTCTCTGTGGTGACTGGAAAGTATATGAGACTGGAGATAGTGACAATAGCTACTGTTGCCTGAGGTTACAGATAGAGTTGTGATAGAGTTGTGCTAAAACCCATTCTTTCAGCATGAAGGAGCAAAGTCATTGCAGCAGAAAAGTTCTTGCAGCCTGGTGCTTGGTGCTTATGGTGCTCACCCAACAGGTACTTGATGATCtctattcattaattcattattcattttctctctctctctctttaaataaACCTTTAAAGTTGAATGAGTTACAAGTGAAATTTAACACAAAGTTATTCTTAACATTttattgttgttaataatacCTGTTCTTTGCACTaaactatattttttttatgatggatatttgtgattttaaatgacattttgctGTCACATCCTTTACCTTACCTGagtacatgtctatttgtttttAGGTAGCTTCCAGTCCTATCCCAGTGATGGAGGCTGCCTCAGGCTCTGTGCAGGGAGTTCAGAGGTTACTTAGGAGGATGACCCGTATGACGCCCCTTTGGAGAACCGTGGGTACTAAACCCCATGGGGCATACTGTCAGAATAACTACGAGTGTTCCACGGGAATCTGCAGGTATTCCTATTTCAAGATAGAAGCTCTTGATTAATTTATTGCTTAGAATTTGGACCTGTTTGGTATAtgcattttattaaacaaactGTTCATTATTATGCTTCCAGGAAAGGACACTGCTCCTTTAGCCAGCCTATAAATTCCTAAGAGTGGAAAGGCTTACTTCTTCTCCAGCCCAAATATCACTGACCCCTGGACCCGTGCATGAAATGGAtaggaaaaaaaaggctttgtGGAAGGAAAAGTAATGTGCAATTTAATGTCAGAAATTTGGCAAGCCAAAGAGTAAAATTGGTTATGTGTCTTTAAGGTAAACGTTTTTAGATGGGCAACTAACCGGCTTAAATCATAATCGCACAAATTCATATATGCATGAATTCATAATACTTAAAccatttttatttccagtttaACAACATAAACCTCATAacctacagtacactacatgtATACTATTGTgctattattattcttttttttatttaatattccaTTTTATCACATACTGTGCATATATCAGATTTGGGGTGGTGCTAGTGATGGTATGATGGATAAAATGCAGTTGGTGCTGGTTGTCATGTATTGAGCCTTGAACTAGTCTGTTTCCAGAAGACCAGCTCTTGGTATTAGATCACGTAATGCCTGGATGCTGAGCAAGTAGAGCTGGCAGCAGTTCGCACGTACAGCCTGCGCAGACCTTCAACCCGAGTGTCATTGAACTACAGATATCCCTCAACAGAAAGGCAGAGAAAGTGTGATTAACAGTGCAAAGATTAAAGGCCTCAGTTGACTGAATGAAGTATTGCTGCACAGATTACAtctctgtttccttttagtgctttttttttttttttttttttttttttttttttttaaaacactttctGGCTTTTTATTTAAGTAAGTGCTGATACAGACCTTATATTAGTCATACATCTCACATAACACTGTCAGACGACTTCTGCTGGataatctatttattatatttgattattttgtatGCTTTTGAGTGAATGAAACCATTACATTAAATgtgtagtgacatcattactgtatgtatgagtgtactTAGTGTGTAGTTGCTGCATATGATGTTTTAATGAAGCAATATCCACTAAATAAAACgattttattataaaacatcTGTAAGTGGAATGTCTTATATAACCAAAATGAGGCTAAACTGAGATTCTGCAGTAAATAATCTTCATTGACGTGTTTCTAAAAGCATTGCGATTTTGCAACAGTGATAAAATGTACCTTTTGGtctgaatattattttaatattgaaGTTGATATTTGAAAATGTGACATTGTTCAGCTTATAGGCATAGCCATATGATCTCTATAACACATTAGTATGCACTAATTCGTTGGTcatcctctcctgctttgttcacacacattctcacacacacacacacacacacacacacacgtgttcatATGGCCGGTGTTCATTAAGAGAGTGAGCAAAAGGAGTGTGTAACACTATCCATACTGATTTGTCAAAGGTCAACCAAGCTTGTTGCAACACCGAGAAGGAATGAGTGATCAGAGACCTACAAAGCATATTTTCTGACTAAGATACAAATATATTAAACGCCAATGGAAGTGCATTTAGGATCTAGTATTTAGACTTGCACCATTCCTTCTTGTCTGTATTATAAATAAAGGAACTGTTACCATTGTACAAAGTACATGTTAAAATAATATCACTAGACACATAGCTtctataacaacaaaaaaataatatttttttttctgaggctTTGCGTGAAATGTGCGAAAGCAGAAAGCCGTGCACGTTTGTTTCTACTGTTTAAGATCtaagacaaagaaaaaatttCATGTTGTTTATTCCTGTTATTAGCAGTTCGTATTCTTTATGCTTTTATGTTAAAATGATATATGAGtgtaccactcacacacacaatgattcaCAATGTCTCAATAGGCAAACTGTACATTAGAGTATTTCATGattaatgaaaaaatgttaTGCTTCTGTTACTGGTGATGCAGTCATGGTCATCTTGGGTATTGTGACCTGTAATTATCAGTTTATGTGGTTGTACCACTTGTGTTGATGACTTGATGAGGACAACAAGTGAGAGAGTTCCAGGgttaaataaactataaatattGTGTTCACTTGAGtcattttatgtatatttttatgacCTTCAAAGTGAAGGATTCCTTGTTTTCAGTAGTGGTAATCGAGGTCTTCAAGGACCTTATAGTTGGATAAGAGTGTCTTTGCCATGTTCTCAAGCTAAACAATCTGCAAAGAAGACAAGCCATTTCAGACTTTGCACATTATTCATTGATGGACCCATGTAAAATACTTTGCTTATATCACTTATTTTGGTCcagaaagctgtttttttatGGGCAGAAAATTTGAGTTTAGGAACAGTGcaggtataaaaaaaattaaattaatataattattattgtacaGTATATTACTAAATAACAGTGTAATTTATTTGGTGGGCACCATGGTTTGCATGTTTGCCTTGTACCTCTGTGGGTTGGAATCCTGTCCTGCATGCATGGAGTTTTCATGTCCTccttgtgcttcaggggttATACTCCCCAGTATAAAAAGCATgtggtaggttgattggcatcagTGCCAAATGATAGACTGGCACCCCATTCAGAGTGTCCTCGAGTCCACTGGATATTAGATAGACTCCATAAGACTCTGAACAAGagttacagaaaatggatggaaagaaTATAATTTATTTGCAGGAATTCAGTTGAGGATTTTAGGTATACCTGATATATAAGTAAACTTTGTAGGTATACAAATACAGCAACAATTTGTTAATTCTTTAAACCTTATCCATTAAACTAATAGACAGAACATCTATTAGTTTTTGTGCACAGTAATAGATTGGATAAAGATTTTTGGTCAGTGACTAGGTGTAAAAAGAGGAGTAAAAAACGGCAACACTGCTCCACCTTATGAAATTACGTCACTACCACCATACACACTAGCATAACACAATAAACTATAAAGCAAATACAGCAAACATTTAACACTACAAACTCTACTGCAGAGTAATGTTAATAGTTTAAACTATTACAGTAGAACATGTAAAGTAATTGTGCGTGTGAAATTGGTAAATGTCTCttttgtaaagttcagtgggtTTTATAGgtatattagaaaaaaaagtaatatgtAATGTATTATCCATTAAACAGAACTAGGATACAATAAACTTAGTGTGATTAATGGTTTTGAGAGTATTTGGCCAATCACGCTCAGTTGCCACTATAGGGAATTCCCTGGTACCATTTTAATTATAcacgtacaccgatcaggcataacattatgagcactgacaagtgaagtgaattatctcctcatcatggcacctgttagtgggtgggatatattaggcagcaagtgaacattttgtcctcaaagttgatgtgttagaagcaggaaaaatggacaagcgtaaggatttgagcgagtttgacaagggccaaattgtgatggctagacgactggatcagagcatctccaaaactgcagctcttgtggagtgttcccggtctgcagtggtcagtatctatcaaaagtggtccaaggaaggaacagtggtgaagcagtgacagggtcatgggcggccaagggtcattgatggacgtggggagcgaaggctggcccgtgtgatccgatccaacagacaagctactgttgctcagattgctggagaagttaatgctggttctgataaaaaggtatcagaatacacagtgcatgatgggtcagggctgttttgcaaaaaaaatggggaccaacacaatattaggccataatgttatgcctgattggtgtatattcaGTTTTCTTATGGTTGAGCCTATTAAATACACTCTTTGGGATATGCATATTTTTACAAGGTTAGTtaagaatattttaataaatattttttatatataaatcttaCTTTTCTTACTTTTGACATATCATTtaagaacattttatctgtgGACTCAGAAGTTTACCTCAGTGACTAAGCTATCTGGACACATTTCCCTGTCTCTGTGCTGCCACCTAGTGGAGACCAGTGGCACAGACATATTGAAAACGAAACCAGACAAAAGCCTAACATGTCTTTCACATGTGCATTTACTCTTTACATTGTGCTAGCTCTTGTTATAGTCTTGGTCTGTGGGCTGATCAGAAAATGATTGAAATAACCTAAAGATATGCTTACAACAGCTCATCATTTGCCAGCACTCTATTTGGCAgtatgctcttggtgactttacAACACTGTTAAAACTTAAGCACCAGACAAGGAAAGTCTACAAGACATCTTGACTAGTTCTCTAGCTGATCAGCAGCACCTCTGACCAAATATAGTCTCTTCCGTGGTGTTTATTTTCTGGTGTCAAGCCTGTAGGTGGCGCTCTTGTTTTGGTTTCATGGCCCCGTGTCCTCCGTGTGAGTTAAACACCTCATGTGCTTCTCCCTTTCTCCTGCTTTCACGGCTTCAGGACTAGCTATCAAAATATAAGCCTGCTTATTTTATCTACATGTTCAATCCAGCTGAATAGATATAATATTTGGCATCATTTTACCCTTTAATTTCACTTTTCcggactttattttttttttttttaccacaccaagtgtttgtttatttcctctTAGTTACTTTGTAGCACAGGGCATGATGATCTCGCACAAAATACACCAGTGACTTGCAAGTAAGTGGTTGTAGTATATCTGACCGCTGTGTATTAGTGACCACACGACTCATAGGTGTCCAGTCTGTAGATTGAGGAGAAGTTATCTGTGCCTTCGTTGCAGGTTTGTAAAGTTTATAAGAATGTTGGAGCAACTCGGTGACTGAAGGAGCCAGgaaaagtgaagtgaagtgaaaatgaGGAGTCGCAGTAACTCTGGAGTCAAACTCGACAACTATGCTCGGATCATTCAACAAACTATCCTCCGCCATCAAGTGAGTACATGTGGTGAAGCACACTGAATAAAGTCAtgactgtgtgttatgttgtgtgttgaacCGTTTTATAGAGTGGACTGGTCATCCAGAATGCTTTGTACGACCATGTTGATtggtgtaaacacacacacacgtttagcTGGATATTAGTCACCATATGAACTTCTGTTATTGTCTTACTGGTCATCAGTACCTTTGAGTTAATCAGCTGCTTCATAATCATAAACTTCGAAACGTGTTTAGTTTGTAAAATAGAAACTgtatttgttttgcattttcagTAACACTTCACCGGCTGAAGTATCAGTTACAGGACAGATTAACGATCCTTGCTGGCTGATATTATTTCATTGGTGCTACAAAAATGTATCTTCAGCTTGtactttctgttctgttcatatACTTCCCAGCATTGCAGTTCATACATATCGGCTTACAGACTTCCTGGAAAATGCACAGAAAGACTATATATACTGAATTAGCTGTATTTCTTTTTAGTTGATGCAGTTTTGAGCTTTGAAAAAATTCCTTtcacaacatacactatattggcaaaatatagttttgggacactcctccaaatcattgatttcAGGCGTCAGCTTGGCCcctgagttccagtgaaaggattttttaatgcttcagcataccaagatattttagacaatttcatgctttgtgggaacagtttggggatgaccccttcctgtttcaacatgactgtacaccagtgcacaaagcaaggtccataaagacacggatgtGAGAGTTTgttgtgaaggaacttgactggcctgcacagagtcctgacctcaacccgatagaacatcatgggatgaattagagcggagactgagagccagaccttctcatctaatatcagtgcctgacctcacaaatgtgcttctagtggaatggtcataaattcccataaacacactcctaaaccttgtggaaagccttctcagaagagttgaagctgttatagctgcaaagggtgggacaactccatattacattcatgagcatgtaaaggcagacgtcccagttttggcctggctcacagtctccgctctaattcatcccagaggtgttctatcgggttgcgGTCAGGacttggaacaggaaggggtcatccccagactgttcccagaaagttgggagcatgaaattgtccaaaatgtcttggtatgaagctgaagcattaagagttcctttcactggaactaaggagccaagcccaacccctgaaaaacaacaactgaattattcaatgatttggaggagtgtcccaaaacttttgtcagtgtagtgtatggATCCATGTTCTAGTTAGATGTCTCTGTAGCTTTATGCTTTTATGCCTTTCcatatttaaatattgttaTTTGGGATTTTACGCAAAGATACATTTTGCAATTGCAcatttaaagttatttaaaCCAAACATTCCATACAATAAAAGGATGAAAGGAAGAGAAATCCCAGTAGTAATAACAATACCAATTTCTAATGACCAAAGTGGAGCATAttagaaaaaacaacaaccaaccAAAACCTAATCAtcaaatttctgaagaaaaGCAATACAAGGGGACCAGATAATTTCAAATATCAGAAGTTTTTTTAGTATAGTAGAGCTTTGTTAAATatgtaaatctttttttttctctcattcatGTGGATGATGTGTAGGATCCAGTGACTGGTCTTCTTCCTGCGAGTGAGGAACAACCAGATGCCTGGGTCCGGGATAACGTCTACAGCATCGTCTCTGTGTGGGCTCTAAGTTTAGCCTACAGGAAGAATGCAGACCGGGACGAGGACAAGGCCAAAGCTTACGAGCTGGAGCAGGTAGTGGATTTGACCCTCTAAAACGTATCTGCTTAGGGATTCTTATTAATGAAAAGTGTATATATTACATGGTATAAATTTCTGTGTTGGGCAGTTCAGTAATCCTTAAGGTAGTAAAATTCAGAATATTACTAAAGTTTCCAGAAAAACAGGACATTTTTCTTAAACGTCCATCATCAGCTGTGCAAGTAAAATGCTGTGGTTTGGAGGCTATAGTAGGTGATAttcaaaaatacattaatattcATTCAGATTGCTAAAGAGCAAATGCTCATTCAGCTACTAGCTACTGATTGTTATTGACTGCATGCAAATATTGACATGAGTGTATAGTGATGTGATTTATACCAAGATTAATATTATACCACCATGTTGCTGATTTAGGTGTGTAACTCTACTTACTGTGTAGAATCCCTTCTCAAGTACACCACTATGTCCATACTGTATACGCTTATGAGCTATGTACCTATGTACACAACTCACGTATTTATGTGTGTACACTTTCTATGTGTGGACTGGTTGAGCCTTTGCAGTCTCAAATAAAGATGAGATGAAAAGGTCAGAGTGTGTACTGTGCTTCTGCATGTGCATTTGTTCCCGTCTCTGACCTTGGTCTGTATTTTGCCTCCTCTTCTGCTTACACCCATGCTaaccttctttttctctctgtagagtGTTGTGAAGCTTATGAGAGGCCTACTTCAGTGCATTATGCAACAGGTATTTCAGCACTGCCTCTGTTTGTTTACTTGAAACACAATGAcattaaaaactatttacaTAACACCAAGCCCCAAAGTCCATGAAGAGCTTGGCAGTACCCAGAGTGACATTTAAGTGACATGTACACTTTAAGAATCCCCCAATAACATCTGTCCTCTGTTTAAAGAATACCCTGCACTTTGAAACCTAAAGGTTCTGTATGACTGACTTTTGCTTTCAATTCTCAGCTGGACAAAGTGGAGAAATTCAAGTACACTAAGAGTACCTTGGACTGTATCCATGCCAAGTACAACACACGCACTTGTGCCACAGTGGTGGGTGATACAGAGTGGGGGCACTTACAGATGGATGCCACCTCGCTCTTCCTGCTCTTTCTAGCACAGATGACTGCCTCGGGTATGCTGGGctattgcatttatttttaagccAACAATTTTCCTGTTGATGATGGTACTTGTTGCTAACCTGATGATCTCCAGGTTAGATAGAACAGATTATAACTAATAATTTGCTTAATATTAATTGGGAGCAAATACCTTTGATTTGTTAAGCAATGTTCAAATTagtaaaatattagaaatgttAGTTTGTAGCTTGTGCTTGGATCTTGAATAAATCCTGTT is from Hemibagrus wyckioides isolate EC202008001 linkage group LG07, SWU_Hwy_1.0, whole genome shotgun sequence and encodes:
- the leap2 gene encoding liver-expressed antimicrobial peptide 2, producing MKEQSHCSRKVLAAWCLVLMVLTQQVASSPIPVMEAASGSVQGVQRLLRRMTRMTPLWRTVGTKPHGAYCQNNYECSTGICRKGHCSFSQPINS